In the Bacillus amyloliquefaciens DSM 7 = ATCC 23350 genome, AGCGAAAAAGAAAAAAATTGAAGCGGAAGGGATCGCTGATTATAACGAAATTATAAAAAAATCAATGTCTGATGAAATGATCAAATATAAATGGATTGAAAAATGGGACGGAAAAACACCGAAAGCGACAGGCACAGACTCACTGCTGCAGCTGCCGCTGGACGAGCAGAAGCAAAAATAAAAAGAAAAGGAGGCGAATGCCTCCTTTTTATGTTTTTTCCTGAGGATCCTTTTCCGGCATTAACTCTTCAGACGCCTCGGTTTGATAGCTCAATAGCGTGTTGTCTGTCTCTGTTGTGGCCTGATAATCTTCAGGCAGCACATATTGCTGCAAATACCGATGAAAAAATGCTTCAAAAACAGTAAGGCAAAGTGCAGAAATAACCGATGCCGCGGCAGGAGAAACATTAAAACCGCCAATATTCATAAGGAATATCCATAATATAATGAATGAAATTCCGAAATCAGCTGCAGCGGCTGTGAAATTGCTTGTTCTCGGCAGAATCATGTAATCACCCGTAAAATAAGTGATCAAACTCAAGATCAATGTAATAAACAGAACGTTTAAAAAAGTTACTTGGTACATAAGATCCAGAACAATGTACAGCAAAGCAAGTGTGAGCGCTGTTTTAGAAGCGAAAGCAATTACGTGTTTCATTTGAACCACCTTCGTTATTTCGTTTATTCTTCATTGTAGGCAATCCGTAATTTTTTAAACTGGTATATTGTGGTTATAAAGTATGCGATTTCTTAAAATATGGATAGACGTCATTGTGTTCACGAGTTAAAATATGTAAAAAAAGGGGGATGCAAATTGAAAAGGTGCTGGATATGTATTGCTGTTTTTTTATTATGTTTTTGCGGAATACACTCAGCCAAAGCGGCTACCACTGAATTCGGATCAAAAACGAGCTTCACACTAGCGGGAAATGCAAAAGAGTTTTATATTGAAAATCCGGGGACTGTATCAGCTGACGATTACTTTTTAGGATACAAGTTCACCATTATGAACAACTCTTCATGCGGTTTAAACATGAAACTCCAGCGGATGGCGCTGAACGGAAATTTTTATACATTAAGTTCTAAAAGCTACAGCGGCAGCTGGTTAAATCTCAGTGCGCAGGATAAAAAATCAATTGACCCGTATCACAAATACAGGATTTTGATTGAAAGCTCTTCAAACATCTGTGAACCTGTCTATATTAAAGGGTTATACGGCGTAGAATATTATCATTTTGATTAAAAATTGATACCCGCTAAAAAGCAGCGGGATTTTTTACGCGTAATCAAAACACGTTGTACCATGTACTAAATATTCATATATAAATTTGATTTCCCGCCCCAAGTAAAGATGACATAAACAAATTCAGCCCGAACATCTATACAAAGTTGAAAATTATACAAAAAGTTTCTTTAGGGAAACATTATTTGTTGACTTCAAAAGTCAGATGTCGGATAATAAGAATGTAAGCATGATGTAAGTTTTTCCTCCTTAGCGGGTTCGTTTCTAAGCCAGGGCGAACCTGCTCTTTTTTATGCAAAAGAAAAACCCCTATGTGAGGGGTTTTACGATAAAA is a window encoding:
- a CDS encoding YndM family protein, giving the protein MKHVIAFASKTALTLALLYIVLDLMYQVTFLNVLFITLILSLITYFTGDYMILPRTSNFTAAAADFGISFIILWIFLMNIGGFNVSPAAASVISALCLTVFEAFFHRYLQQYVLPEDYQATTETDNTLLSYQTEASEELMPEKDPQEKT